The proteins below are encoded in one region of Festucalex cinctus isolate MCC-2025b chromosome 2, RoL_Fcin_1.0, whole genome shotgun sequence:
- the plaat1l gene encoding phospholipase A and acyltransferase 1, giving the protein MGQSMPKPYPPKLFPGDIVEYPRNKYFSHFAIYYGERDGVRYVAHLTSRDSDNKLPLFGRALRSEVKLDPIELLGNKYKVNNMLDDCFPARDFHSIVKQAIDDMIGQEVTFDILFHNSEHQATLFRYGVKKSKQIETIYEHIMPSWEKLFEKKKL; this is encoded by the exons ATGGGccag TCTATGCCGAAACCTTACCCGCCCAAGCTGTTCCCTGGAGACATCGTGGAGTATCCGAGGAACAAGTACTTCTCCCACTTTGCCATCTATTACGGGGAGAGGGATGGCGTTCGCTACGTGGCTCACCTGACATCTCGAG ATTCTGACAACAAGCTGCCCCTCTTTGGCCGGGCCCTCCGTTCCGAAGTCAAATTAGATCCGATCGAGCTGCTGGGGAATAAGTACAAG GTGAACAACATGCTGGATGACTGCTTCCCGGCCAGAGATTTCCACAGTATTGTGAAACAGGCCATCGATGACATGAtcggacaggaagtgacctttgACATTTTGTTCCACAACAGCGAGCACCAGGCCACGCTCTTTAGATACGGAGTTAAAAAGTCAAAGCAG ATTGAGACAATCTATGAGCACATCATGCCCTCATGGGAGAAGCTGTTTGAGAAGAAGAAGCTGTGA
- the LOC144014257 gene encoding uncharacterized protein LOC144014257 isoform X3 has translation MQDCHRSAHVKVVLNFVTRHWEEPGVGSEPYCLTCEGRVQSAASEPTQMLDAKIEDGSLGGVADGKQRSKSQMGATGDLPHKVYSCSLCAFTSRYSNHLKRHMHIHDGQKPYRCPVCPYASIQLVNLQRHTRTHTGEKPYRCHQCSYACSSLGNLRRHQRMHTPHYRAKRNNDRRRKVHGKSEKAVSNLTLQVTQESAYLQAEGRLSSPAGPLSPVLLFPLCCRLCGRTLEEDGINNMEDGDRQVCHRCSSDPPLKDDLDCSKHQFGPLESHQRGNRLYHCPRCPFLSHYPNHLARHARIHSKEKPHRCPQCPYTSSHPDNLKRHLRVHTGEKPYECPSCSYACGNLANLRRHERVHSGAKPFRCHICAYSCNQSMNLKRHMLRHTGEKPYACAECDYTTGHLDNYKRHQRKRGHGVDNWYRRGLGWAKQSQENQGHA, from the exons ATGCAAGATTGCCACCGTTCCGCTCATGTAAAGGTTGTACTCAACTTTGTGACACGCCACTGGGAGGAGCCAG GAGTGGGCTCAGAACCCTACTGCCTCACCTGTGAAGGGCGTGTCCAGAGTGCTGCCTCCGAGCCCACGCAGATGTTGGATGCCAAGATTGAGGACGGATCCCTCGGCGGTGTGGCCGACGGAAAGCAAAGGAGCAAAAGTCAAATGGGAGCAACTGGCGACCTTCCTCATAAAGTCTACTCGTGCTCACTGTGCGCCTTCACTTCCCGCTACTCCAATCACCTGAAACGCCACATGCACATCCACGACGGCCAGAAACCGTACCGCTGCCCCGTGTGCCCCTACGCTTCCATCCAGCTGGTCAACCTGCAGcgccacacgcgcacgcacacgggaGAAAAGCCGTACCGCTGCCATCAGTGCAGTTACGCCTGCAGTTCCCTCGGCAACCTGCGCCGGCACCAGCGCATGCACACGCCGCACTATCGGGCCAAGCGGAATAACGACAGGAGGAGAAAAGTCCATGGCAAAAGTGAAAAAG CCGTCTCAAACCTGACGCTGCAAGTTACTCAGGAGTCGGCTTACCTGCAGGCCGAGGGTAGGCTGAGCTCCCCTGCCGGCCCGCTGTCGCCTGTCCTGCTTTTTCCGCTGTGCTGCCGCCTGTGTGGCCGCACGCTGGAGGAGGATGGCATCAACAACATGGAGGACGGCGATCGACAG gtgTGCCATCGTTGCTCGTCGGACCCGCCACTCAAAGATGACCTTGATTGCTCAAAACATCAATTTGGGCCTCTGGAGTCCCACCAACGTGGCAACCGGCTGTACCACTGCCCTCGGTGCCCCTTTCTCTCCCACTACCCCAATCACCTGGCCCGCCACGCCCGCATCCACTCCAAAGAGAAACCTCACCGCTGTCCGCAGTGCCCCTACACCTCCTCCCACCCGGACAACCTCAAGCGACACCTGCGCGTgcacacgggcgagaagccGTACGAGTGCCCGTCGTGCAGCTACGCCTGCGGCAACCTGGCCAACCTGCGGCGCCACGAGCGCGTCCACTCGGGCGCCAAGCCCTTTCGCTGTCACATTTGCGCCTACTCGTGCAACCAGAGCATGAACTTGAAGAGGCACATGTTGCGACACACCGGCGAGAAGCCGTACGCCTGCGCTGAGTGCGACTACACTACCGGCCACTTGGACAACTACAAACGCCATCAGAGGAAACGCGGACATGGCGTGGACAACTGGTACCGGCGCGGCCTCGGCTGGGCCAAACAGAGTCAGGAGAACCAAGGACACGCTTAA
- the LOC144014257 gene encoding uncharacterized protein LOC144014257 isoform X2 — protein sequence MSLDTDSDLFSLSVEEESTGLTDARLPPFRSCKGCTQLCDTPLGGARFELGVGSEPYCLTCEGRVQSAASEPTQMLDAKIEDGSLGGVADGKQRSKSQMGATGDLPHKVYSCSLCAFTSRYSNHLKRHMHIHDGQKPYRCPVCPYASIQLVNLQRHTRTHTGEKPYRCHQCSYACSSLGNLRRHQRMHTPHYRAKRNNDRRRKVHGKSEKAVSNLTLQVTQESAYLQAEGRLSSPAGPLSPVLLFPLCCRLCGRTLEEDGINNMEDGDRQVCHRCSSDPPLKDDLDCSKHQFGPLESHQRGNRLYHCPRCPFLSHYPNHLARHARIHSKEKPHRCPQCPYTSSHPDNLKRHLRVHTGEKPYECPSCSYACGNLANLRRHERVHSGAKPFRCHICAYSCNQSMNLKRHMLRHTGEKPYACAECDYTTGHLDNYKRHQRKRGHGVDNWYRRGLGWAKQSQENQGHA from the exons ATGAGTTTAGACACAGATTCGG ATCTGTTTTCTCTGAGTGTGGAGGAGGAGTCTACGGGGCTAACAGATGCAAGATTGCCACCGTTCCGCTCATGTAAAGGTTGTACTCAACTTTGTGACACGCCACTGGGAGGAGCCAGGTTTGAGCTTG GAGTGGGCTCAGAACCCTACTGCCTCACCTGTGAAGGGCGTGTCCAGAGTGCTGCCTCCGAGCCCACGCAGATGTTGGATGCCAAGATTGAGGACGGATCCCTCGGCGGTGTGGCCGACGGAAAGCAAAGGAGCAAAAGTCAAATGGGAGCAACTGGCGACCTTCCTCATAAAGTCTACTCGTGCTCACTGTGCGCCTTCACTTCCCGCTACTCCAATCACCTGAAACGCCACATGCACATCCACGACGGCCAGAAACCGTACCGCTGCCCCGTGTGCCCCTACGCTTCCATCCAGCTGGTCAACCTGCAGcgccacacgcgcacgcacacgggaGAAAAGCCGTACCGCTGCCATCAGTGCAGTTACGCCTGCAGTTCCCTCGGCAACCTGCGCCGGCACCAGCGCATGCACACGCCGCACTATCGGGCCAAGCGGAATAACGACAGGAGGAGAAAAGTCCATGGCAAAAGTGAAAAAG CCGTCTCAAACCTGACGCTGCAAGTTACTCAGGAGTCGGCTTACCTGCAGGCCGAGGGTAGGCTGAGCTCCCCTGCCGGCCCGCTGTCGCCTGTCCTGCTTTTTCCGCTGTGCTGCCGCCTGTGTGGCCGCACGCTGGAGGAGGATGGCATCAACAACATGGAGGACGGCGATCGACAG gtgTGCCATCGTTGCTCGTCGGACCCGCCACTCAAAGATGACCTTGATTGCTCAAAACATCAATTTGGGCCTCTGGAGTCCCACCAACGTGGCAACCGGCTGTACCACTGCCCTCGGTGCCCCTTTCTCTCCCACTACCCCAATCACCTGGCCCGCCACGCCCGCATCCACTCCAAAGAGAAACCTCACCGCTGTCCGCAGTGCCCCTACACCTCCTCCCACCCGGACAACCTCAAGCGACACCTGCGCGTgcacacgggcgagaagccGTACGAGTGCCCGTCGTGCAGCTACGCCTGCGGCAACCTGGCCAACCTGCGGCGCCACGAGCGCGTCCACTCGGGCGCCAAGCCCTTTCGCTGTCACATTTGCGCCTACTCGTGCAACCAGAGCATGAACTTGAAGAGGCACATGTTGCGACACACCGGCGAGAAGCCGTACGCCTGCGCTGAGTGCGACTACACTACCGGCCACTTGGACAACTACAAACGCCATCAGAGGAAACGCGGACATGGCGTGGACAACTGGTACCGGCGCGGCCTCGGCTGGGCCAAACAGAGTCAGGAGAACCAAGGACACGCTTAA
- the clcn4 gene encoding H(+)/Cl(-) exchange transporter 4 encodes MDAAEGVSCATPTDEMNGAGNLMDFLEEPFPDVATYEDFHTIDWLREKSRDTDRHRKITSKSKESIWDLTKSLLDAWSGWVVMLLIGLLSGTLAGVIDLAVDWMTDLKEGVCLSAFWYSHEQCCWTSNETTFDDRDKCPQWQKWAELMTGYSEGAGVYVLNYLLYILWALSFSFLAVSLVRVFAPYACGSGIPEIKTILSGFIIRGYLGKWTLLIKTVTLVLAVSSGLSLGKEGPLVHVACCCGNLFCSLFSKYSKNEGKRREVLSAAAAAGVSVAFGAPIGGVLFSLEEVSYYFPLKTLWRSFFAALVAAFTLRSINPFGNSRLVLFYVEYHTPWYMAELVPFILLGVFGGLWGTLFIRANIAWCRRRKTTRLGRYPVLEVIAVTAITAVLAYPNPYTRRSTSELISELFNDCGALESSQLCDYINNSNMSRPLDDIPDRPAGPGVYNALWQLALALVFKIVITIFTFGMKIPSGLFIPSMAVGAIAGRIVGIAVEQMAYHHHDWIIFKSWCRPGADCVTPGLYAMVGAAACLGGVTRMTVSLVVIMFELTGGLEYIVPLMAAAVTSKWVADAFGKEGIYESHIQLNGYPYLDVRDEFTHRTLAADVMRPRRSDPPLAVLTQDVTTVEDVEMLIKDTDYNGFPVVVSRDSERLIGFVQRRDLTLAIKNARQKQDGVVSSSVVYFTEDVPQLPASTPQPLKLRRILNLSPFTVTDHTPMETVVDIFRKLGLRQCLVTRSGRLLGIITKKDVLRHMAQMMNQDPESIMFN; translated from the exons ATGGATGCCGCCGAAG GGGTGAGTTGCGCCACGCCCACGGATGAGATGAACGGTGCTGGCAACTTAATGGACTTCCTGGAGGAGCCCTTCCCTGACGTGGCCACTTATGAAGACTTCCACACCATCGACTGGCTGAGGGAGAAGTCAAGAGATACTGATCGCCACCGCAAG ATCACCAGCAAGAGTAAAGAGTCCATATGGGATCTGACCAAGAGCCTGCTGGATGCCTGGTCAGGATGGGTGGTGATGCTGCTCATTGGACTCCTGTCAG GGACGTTGGCTGGAGTCATCGATTTAGCAGTGGACTGGATGACGGACCTGAAGGAGGGCGTGTGTCTGTCCGCCTTCTGGTACAGCCACGAGCAGTGTTGCTGGACGTCCAACGAGACCACCTTTGACGACCGTGACAAGTGTCCGCAGTGGCAGAAGTGGGCGGAGTTGATGACAGGCTATTCGGAG GGTGCGGGCGTGTATGTGTTAAACTACTTGCTGTATATCCTGTGGGCTCTTTCCTTCTCCTTCCTGGCCGTGTCACTGGTCCGAGTGTTTGCGCCGTACGCTTGCGGTTCAGGAATCCCGGAG ATCAAGACCATCCTCAGTGGCTTCATCATCCGCGGCTATCTGGGAAAATGGACGCTGCTCATCAAGACGGTCACGCTGGTCCTGGCCGTGTCGTCGGGCCTCAGCCTGGGGAAGGAAGGTCCTCTGGTCCATGTTGCATGCTGCTGCGGGAACCTCTTCTGCAGCCTCTTCTCCAAGTACAGCAAGAACGAAGGCAAACGGCGAGAG GTGTTGTCAGCTGCAGCGGCGGCCGGCGTGTCTGTAGCTTTTGGCGCACCCATCGGAGGGGTTCTCTTCAGCCTAGAAGAG GTCAGCTACTACTTCCCCCTCAAGACTTTGTGGCGTTCCTTCTTCGCCGCATTGGTCGCCGCGTTCACGCTGCGCTCCATCAACCCGTTTGGCAACAGCCGCCTGGTGCTGTTCTACGTGGAGTACCACACGCCGTGGTACATGGCCGAGCTGGTGCCCTTCATCCTGTTAGGCGTCTTCGGCGGCCTTTGGGGGACCCTCTTCATCCGCGCCAACATCGCCTGGTGCCGACGGAGGAAGACGACCCGGCTGGGGAGGTACCCGGTGCTGGAGGTGATCGCGGTGACCGCCATCACGGCCGTGCTGGCGTACCCCAACCCGTACACCCGGCGCAGCACCAGCGAGCTCATCTCGGAGCTCTTCAACGATTGCGGAGCGCTCGAGTCGTCGCAGCTGTGCGACTACATCAACAACTCCAACATGAGCCGACCTCTCGACGACATTCCGGACCGGCCGGCTGGGCCCGGCGTTTACAACGCTCTGTGGCAGCTGGCGCTCGCTCTCGTCTTCAAGATCGTCATCACCATCTTCACTTTCGGCATGAAG ATCCCGTCAGGCCTCTTCATTCCCAGCATGGCGGTGGGCGCCATCGCCGGGCGGATTGTGGGCATCGCGGTGGAGCAGATGGCATACCACCATCACGACTGGATCATCTTCAAAAGCTGGTGCCGGCCTGGCGCTGACTGCGTCACACCTGGACTCTACGCCATGGTGGGCGCCGCTGCCTGTCTGG GTGGCGTGACCAGGATGACCGTATCCTTGGTGGTAATCATGTTCGAGCTGACCGGCGGTCTCGAGTACATCGTCCCGCTAATGGCGGCCGCCGTCACCAGCAAGTGGGTGGCGGACGCGTTCGGGAAAGAGGGCATCTACGAGTCGCACATCCAGCTGAACGGGTACCCGTACCTGGACGTCAGGGACGAGTTCACCCACCGGACGCTGGCCGCCGACGTGATGCGGCCCCGCCGGAGCGACCCGCCGCTGGCCGTCCTCACGCAGGACGTCACCACCGTGGAGGACGTGGAGATGTTGATCAAAGACACGGATTACAACGGCTTCCCCGTGGTCGTGTCCCGAGATTCGGAGAGGCTCATCGGCTTTGTGCAGCGCCGAGATCTCACTCTCGCCATCA AAAATGCGCGCCAAAAACAAGACGGCGTGGTGAGCAGCTCGGTGGTGTACTTCACCGAGGACGTGCCGCAGCTGCCGGCCAGCACGCCGCAGCCCTTGAAGCTGCGCCGCATCCTCAACCTGAGCCCCTTCACCGTCACCGACCACACACCCATGGAGACGGTCGTGGACATATTCCGCAAGCTGGGCCTCCGACAGTGTCTGGTCACGCGCAGCGG GCGTCTGCTCGGCATCATCACCAAGAAGGACGTTCTGCGTCACATGGCACAAATGATGAACCAGGATCCCGAGTCCATCATGTTCAATTAG
- the LOC144014257 gene encoding zinc finger protein 513-like isoform X1, translating to MPRRKQSNPQPVKLELEDGDVACNAGCLVLDDDFLLNGELGFGNSEIMSLDTDSDLFSLSVEEESTGLTDARLPPFRSCKGCTQLCDTPLGGARFELGVGSEPYCLTCEGRVQSAASEPTQMLDAKIEDGSLGGVADGKQRSKSQMGATGDLPHKVYSCSLCAFTSRYSNHLKRHMHIHDGQKPYRCPVCPYASIQLVNLQRHTRTHTGEKPYRCHQCSYACSSLGNLRRHQRMHTPHYRAKRNNDRRRKVHGKSEKAVSNLTLQVTQESAYLQAEGRLSSPAGPLSPVLLFPLCCRLCGRTLEEDGINNMEDGDRQVCHRCSSDPPLKDDLDCSKHQFGPLESHQRGNRLYHCPRCPFLSHYPNHLARHARIHSKEKPHRCPQCPYTSSHPDNLKRHLRVHTGEKPYECPSCSYACGNLANLRRHERVHSGAKPFRCHICAYSCNQSMNLKRHMLRHTGEKPYACAECDYTTGHLDNYKRHQRKRGHGVDNWYRRGLGWAKQSQENQGHA from the exons ATGCCGCGGAGAAAACAATCCAACCCGCAGCCGGTCAAAC TGGAGTTGGAAGATGGTGACGTGGCATGCAACGCGGGCTGTCTGGTTCTGGACGATGACTTTTTGCTTAATGGGGAGTTGGGCTTTGGCAACTCTGAAATCATGAGTTTAGACACAGATTCGG ATCTGTTTTCTCTGAGTGTGGAGGAGGAGTCTACGGGGCTAACAGATGCAAGATTGCCACCGTTCCGCTCATGTAAAGGTTGTACTCAACTTTGTGACACGCCACTGGGAGGAGCCAGGTTTGAGCTTG GAGTGGGCTCAGAACCCTACTGCCTCACCTGTGAAGGGCGTGTCCAGAGTGCTGCCTCCGAGCCCACGCAGATGTTGGATGCCAAGATTGAGGACGGATCCCTCGGCGGTGTGGCCGACGGAAAGCAAAGGAGCAAAAGTCAAATGGGAGCAACTGGCGACCTTCCTCATAAAGTCTACTCGTGCTCACTGTGCGCCTTCACTTCCCGCTACTCCAATCACCTGAAACGCCACATGCACATCCACGACGGCCAGAAACCGTACCGCTGCCCCGTGTGCCCCTACGCTTCCATCCAGCTGGTCAACCTGCAGcgccacacgcgcacgcacacgggaGAAAAGCCGTACCGCTGCCATCAGTGCAGTTACGCCTGCAGTTCCCTCGGCAACCTGCGCCGGCACCAGCGCATGCACACGCCGCACTATCGGGCCAAGCGGAATAACGACAGGAGGAGAAAAGTCCATGGCAAAAGTGAAAAAG CCGTCTCAAACCTGACGCTGCAAGTTACTCAGGAGTCGGCTTACCTGCAGGCCGAGGGTAGGCTGAGCTCCCCTGCCGGCCCGCTGTCGCCTGTCCTGCTTTTTCCGCTGTGCTGCCGCCTGTGTGGCCGCACGCTGGAGGAGGATGGCATCAACAACATGGAGGACGGCGATCGACAG gtgTGCCATCGTTGCTCGTCGGACCCGCCACTCAAAGATGACCTTGATTGCTCAAAACATCAATTTGGGCCTCTGGAGTCCCACCAACGTGGCAACCGGCTGTACCACTGCCCTCGGTGCCCCTTTCTCTCCCACTACCCCAATCACCTGGCCCGCCACGCCCGCATCCACTCCAAAGAGAAACCTCACCGCTGTCCGCAGTGCCCCTACACCTCCTCCCACCCGGACAACCTCAAGCGACACCTGCGCGTgcacacgggcgagaagccGTACGAGTGCCCGTCGTGCAGCTACGCCTGCGGCAACCTGGCCAACCTGCGGCGCCACGAGCGCGTCCACTCGGGCGCCAAGCCCTTTCGCTGTCACATTTGCGCCTACTCGTGCAACCAGAGCATGAACTTGAAGAGGCACATGTTGCGACACACCGGCGAGAAGCCGTACGCCTGCGCTGAGTGCGACTACACTACCGGCCACTTGGACAACTACAAACGCCATCAGAGGAAACGCGGACATGGCGTGGACAACTGGTACCGGCGCGGCCTCGGCTGGGCCAAACAGAGTCAGGAGAACCAAGGACACGCTTAA